CCCTAAAGTACCGCACCCGATTCCCAGAAAGAAAGTCGTGTAGTTCGTCAATTTGTCAATTTCGTCTGCGCCCCTGTGATTAGTGGTGCCCGCTTGAATGTGTAGACGAAGCGTGTGCTGGAGTGCTTGTGAGCCACGGTGTCTGTTTTGCATAGCTCAACCAGTTAACCGGAttctccctcccccctcccccccctccgttTCACCCTAACACGCATAGAGAGAGTTTGGAAAGCGCTCGAGCGCAGGCGATGGCCTAGGGGCGAGCCCCCTCCCATCTTGTAGGTCCCCGGTACTTTTAGAGTGGCTTCAATCTGTTACACGCGGGTACAACAAGTTTTTCTCCGAAGTACAGGTGGCTTTTAGCCACCCCTGCGGATTAAcacgctcgccgcctcgagccACAGTGAAGAGCCCTTGTCAGACGCCCAACTACCAGCACGCGAACAGAGTGAAGGCAGCTCTCTTTACCAGTTAACGTCaggaaggcgactaccaaagtaCTTATTGCCACAAACGCATCTCAGCTCTTACCCGATCTGACGGGGTAAGGGTCACCGTTCTGAGGTCAGTGGCGCTGCGAGCGACGATCTGTCTTGGATGGTAGATCTCACAGAAAACCATTATATTCGATGACCCTTCCGGTAGCTGAATCCAGTCTCTCCAGTCGGCCTGGAGCGGCGCACGAAAAGTGGCCTCCGTGTCGTGCTCTTCGCACAGCACAGGACCGCTTCACGCATTGCCTTCGACAGCGATTCGATTGTTCATTTGTGAACTGTACTTCTTTGTCTGCTTGCACACACACGGTTTGCTGCGACTCCCGCCCAGGGGCATTGCCAAATGGCGTTGAATCGAACTGCGCCGCGCAAAAAGACGTGGCGCGGAAGTTCCGCCCGCCCACCGAACcctgcgccgaggcgccgcgacatGGGTATTCTGAGTCCTGTATCGTGTGGTGAAGCGCACATGGTGAGAAAGCTGAAGCTTCTCTTGTTCGATGCAGATGGGATCGCGTTTGCTGTGCAGATGTGCACTTCACAATCGGCTGCTGGATGATGCGCTGTACCGGGAGTTCGAATGGGAAGCTAGGCCACTGTCTTCGGGCCGCTGTCGCGTCTTGGGGCAGTAAATGCGAATTCCTCATTTACGTCGAAGCAaatgcagcggaggcggcttTGTCTTccagaaagagaaaagaacGAAAGTTGGAGCAGGGAACGCGTTTTTcgctcgacgaggcgcggcacAGTCAAACCCACCCCCGGCCTCTGGGCGTCCATCGTCTCGTGCCTTCCGTGCGAGGTCTTCTCGGCTTCTTTTCGCAAGGTCAACTGCTTCTGTTGCCGTTTCGTTTCTCTTGGCCAAGGCTGCAGATCGGAGTTTTTAAAACGCTTGGGTGACGTGACCGATTTCTCTCCGTTTCGCTTGACTGTGTAGCAACTCATCTCACTGCTTCGTCTGTCTTTCTCATATCAAAGTGTGCGGTCGACCTGCCCTGCTCCGCGTCAGCTTTCCGTCCCTAGGCGTTTCTACAGACGGACGCACTTTGGCGGTTCCTCTGGACTGGACTCCCGAGTTCTCATTCccttcttcgtttcttcgccttttctgTTTTGTCGTTTTGCGCTTTCTGCGAAGTCGTCTACTTCGCCTCAGCAGGAGTGTCTGATGCGTCCGTGCTTGTGGGTCGCGGTTTCGATTTGTACGCGTTTTCTCGGTGTctgccttcgtcgctgcATCTCGTCTTTGACGATATTCTCGCGCTCCAAGTACGTCGTCTTGTCTTCCCCAacgtctccgccttctcttctccctcgttcGTGGTGCGCCAGCCGCATGAGACACCCTCCCTCGCTCACGTGCAGAAGttgctccgcgccgctcttcgtTTGTCTCCCATACACACAGTCTTGCGTTCCCACCGGGTATCTGCACTGCATGCTAGAGGAGGTTTCCTCGTCGATTCCTCTTTCTGCATTTGAATTTTTGTCAGTCTTCCACAGCCCAAGAAGGACGCGCACCCCTTCCGCACCGCAAAGGCGCCACGCCGAGCACGCCTTCTGCTGCCCAGGGCTTCGCGTGCCCTAAACGCCGCGGATTTCTTTCCCCACCGGCCTCGTCTCGTTCACGTCTGGCGCCTGAGCGGCTCTCTTGTTTTCTCTGCTCGTTTCAGCCGTACCTCACGCCTCCGCGCAATAGTGTCCTCGGCCTCGTTCGTCTTCCGTCCTCGGCGGTCCCCCCGCTTCTCCCGTCAGGCTGCAAGCGACAGTGTGTTTCTGCTCGACGCTGCAGTTTATCTTTTTTCGAGTCTCGCGCCTGGGTGCGCGACAGCTCCCTCCGCacgcgcggagcggcgcccCAAGAGACCTCGCGCAGGGGCGGGGAAGGTGACGCGCGTGTAGTTTGTATCTCTCCATGCCTAACCGCCTGCTGGTCGCCCGCGGAGCTTCACGGCTGTACGCCACCCTTCGATttgtcgcggcgtctctggcggTCGCTCCAGATTCTTTCCTCCGGCattttcttctctttgccGGATGAAAGCGCTCGTCCTCGTGGGGGGGTACGgcacgcggctgcggccgctcacGCTGTCGGTGCCAAAGCCTCTCATCAACTTCTGCAACAAATCCATCGTCGAGTACCAAATTCAGTCGCTCAAAAAGGTGAATAACTGGCCGTCCATGCACAGCCCGGACATCGCGCGGCTcgtgcgcgcggcagcagatTCCGCGTCTCGATTGCCGACGTTTTTTTTCCCAGGACGTGTAGACTCTCTCACGCGGTGTAGCCCCGATGCAGCGTTCCGTCTAGTGAGAAGAAGCTCTCCGCCAAGTGATCCATGGATCTCCTCTTCGAAAGTGTACTCATTCTTTGTCTGAGATTCCGCAGGGATCATCCATGTCTTCAACtctctacatatatatatatatatatatatatgcatggaATCGGTAGTTCACCGCATACCGCACGAATCATGCATAGGTCACGTGCGATCCTTCGCATACGTggtgtttttctttttcgcttATTTCAGGCGGGCGTCACGTCCCTCATTCTGGCGGTCGCGTACCAGCCGTCTGCGATGATGGATGCCCTTAGTGCCCTCGAAGCCAAGGTAAGCGCGCAAGCATCGTTTCGTCCGCTGCCCTTCTTTCCATTCTTCCCTTCTACTCTGTCCTGTCCTTCGCGACTGCCTGCCTGTGATCCATCCTCGCGAATGCGTCCCCAGCGAATCCTGTCTTGTTTTCTCGCCGTCTTTTCACTTCTCGCCGTTGCATGTCCTGCCCTCCGTTTGTTGGCTTCTCGTCTTGCATGATGAGGGGGGAGGAAACAGGATCGCACTGCAGCTCGCACGGATGTGCATCCGTTGGAGTTTGCGACTAGCCAGACCTGCCCGGAGCGAGGCAAAGTCTTCCCctgccgaggcgcgacgcgctgtctccttcggcggcgcttcgctcgcttcccgtcccccccgccctcccgctGGTTCCGATGTCTGTACCTCCATACACTAGCTGTGGTTGTCGCTGTGGGCGCCGCTGTGTGTTCAGTACGACATGAAGATCACCTGCTCCCTCGAAGACGAACCCCTGGGGACGGCTGGGCCAATTCGGCTGGCGAAGGATCTTCTTCTTTCGCccacgcccgcgcggcgccgctgcagcgacggcggcgcgccggatgcggcggcggaggcggtggcgggtgacgcagagaaggaagagcgagagaagtCCGAGGACTGCTTCTTCGTGTGCAACAGCGACGTCATCTGCCCGTTTCCGCTCAAAGAAATGCTCGCCTTCCACAAAgccagaggcgcggaaggcactATTTTGGTAagtgctgcgcggccgccgcgcggcgtcgcctcctccgcgggaGATGCGCGCCTGTTTCCGCTTTCCGCGAGCGAACCCGGGACGAACTCCGACGGCTGGCTTGTGTCGTGTGTGGCGGAGAACGGCGCGCTGTTCTCCGCCGcaacggagagagagggaggaagcagcgcgagatAGATAAATACGCAGATAGATCTAGAGAGATGTAGATAGAAAGATAGAGACAATGGCCATGAGAGGGGAGGCAGGGCGCGTGAAACGCAGGGATATGAGCAGCAaactgccgcgcgcgcttcacCTCAGCTCCGAGGGCGACGCTCTGTTATGCTTCTTGGAGAGCGGAGGTGCTGGCTGAAAGCCCTACACTTAAAAAGCCGTTTGCGCGTTTCGCTTGGTCTACCTGTTTCTTGGTCTCCAGGTGACAGAAGTCGAGAACCCGTCGATGTACGGAGTCGTGCTTCACGACGAAGAGGGGCGGGTGTCAGACTTTGTTGAGAAGCCGCAGCAGTTCGTGGGCAGGTGCATCAACGCAGGTGAGTCCCTTTCAACAGTCTCAGGAGAGAGGTCTCTTCTACAGCGTCGGGAGAGAGCACCGAGGAGCGGAGCAAGAGTCGCGTGACGCGTGTTTACCTGTGCCGAGTGCGGAGTTGCCAGGGATGTCCCCTCCAGTCGGGCGCCGTTTTGCGCTCCGATCGTGCCCGCAGGTCTGTACGTCCTGAACACCAGCGTCATCGACCGCATTCAGCTCCGGCCGACCTCGATCGAGAAGGAGATATTCCCGCAAATGGccaaagagaaaaaactTTTCTGCTTCAAACTCGACGGCTACTGGTGCGAAGCCTTACTCTCGTGTCTAGGGAGCATTTACTTCACACATAagatacacatatatgcaaacatatttatatgtatatatgtgcaaGCGCTCTTGCGGCCTGAAGGGTTCCTGGCGCGCGTTCACAGGAGCGTGGGGAGTGCCTCGATGCTTTTTCTTCGGTGGCGTTTTgcgtcgtctcgcgctgctggtcACGAGTGTGGGGCCGAGCGTGACCTCTGCCGGCATGGGCGCAGCCGCGTTCTGCATAGCTTAAATacatgcaaatatatatatatatatatatatatatatatatatatatatatatatatatatctagaTATATACGTTTAGGCACAAGCATATAGAGGGAGGGAAGCATGTCGAGTGACATGCAGCTCGCTGAACCGTCCTGTCGCTCGCGAGACAGTCTGTTTCCGCGGCGTTGCCCACCGCGCAGACGGCATGTGGCGCTCGTTTCGTGCAGGGCGGATATTGGACAGCCGAAAGATTTCCTTAAAGGCATGACGCTTCACCTGGAGGCGAtgcggaaagaagaggcgcagcagtCGACGCggacagacgcagacgacctctcgcctgcgacctctccgcggctcgtCTCAGGCCCGCAGTTCATCGGCAACGTCCTCGTGGTGCGGCAGGCACAGGCCGCGTGCGATCCAAGTTAATACACTCGGTCACGTACATATGTCTTTATCTCTACATGTCTGCATCTATCTCCGAACAtacctatatctatctatatatacaccATATCCGTATCTATGCAGAGGTCTGTATCTGCATATTCAGGCCGGAGCGAATCCGTTCATGTGCTCCTTCGCGTCAGCTAGTGAGCCAGCACCTTTCCGAACCGGTATACgcatatatgtgcatatgcatttgcatatatatatgtgtatatgcatagataGATTGATAGATATGAGTGGGCGCAGCAGCCATGCGTATGGACGTGGCGCGGTTCGGTGTGCCGctcgcagcggaggcgtctgcgccggcgtgtcTACATCCGTTGTAGGCCCGTGTGCGGGGTGCAGCGCTGTGCAGCTCGGAAGtgttgttttttttttgttgtTGTTGTTGTTTGCGCAGGATCCAACAGCGAAGATCGGCGCAGACTGCCTGATCGGTCCAGACGTGACGATTGACCGGGGCGTGGTCGTcgggcgcggctgtcgcctgcagcgcgcggcgcttatggagggcgtccgcgtcggcgaCTACACCTGGGTGGAGTCCGCGATCGTCGGCTGGCAGTCGAGGATCGGAAAATGGGTGAGACGCGGAATAACGGGAGAATGCAGAGGAAAAAATGCGGAAGCACGCGCGTCGCGGGGGCTGGTCTGGGTCGAGCCAAAAAAACTGAAGGGCGCGTGTAAAGAGAAAGCCTCAGAAAAAAGGTCGCAAAAACGCTCGCGGAGACACAAGGGGAGCTCAGGCGTGTCTGCTCAGCGGAGCCTCCTGGAAAGAAGTCCGAGTAGACGTCTGTTGCTGAATAAGCCTGGCACCAAGGTACAGTGGCTGAGAGTTGGAAAATAAGGTGAAGTTCTAGTTTTTTTTGTCTTCTATACGTTGGTCACACGGACGCTTacgcatatgcatacatatttatatatatgctaTATACTCATATATATTAGCGTGTTCCAGCAGATATGCATCCACATGCGAGTTTTAGACTTTGAGGGCTTGACGTCCGCGTGCGTTTTCCGCGCAGTGTCGCATCGAGGGATTGACGGTCGTCGGCGAGGACGTGAGCATCCGCAGCGAGTGCTTTATCAATGGCGCGTTTGTTTTGCCGCACAAGGGCATCACGCAGTCGATTCGAGAGCCTGGAAGCATCATCATGTAGCCAAaagaagcggcgccgagagaccGCTGCAGAGGGCTCCTGGGGCCCtctggaggagggcgcgcggagacggggaAGACAGTGAGTACTCCGAAGAAGAGCAGCCAACGGTGTTGACGTCCGAAAGCAAATGCGGTACCCACGCAGCCTGTTTTGCGAGTCCGCCGATGACGGTTACGAACCATCTGGGGGCTCGCTCCTGGGCTGTAGGGGAGACACAGGGAGATAGAGAGTTGTTTCAGCGAGCCGAATCGCGAGGCATTCAACGGTCGACGACGCGCTCGGGTGAAGCAGCACAGGACGGAATTTTGGTTTTGCTCTGCGGACAGTGGCGGGAGACTCCACATTGAGGAAGAGGAACGCCACCGTGTGACGCCACCTGTCTCGGACTTTGAAAAGCGGCTGACTGATGGAAATGGTGCAGAGCAACAGGGGGTTGGCAGGTGCGAGGAACAAGactgcgcgtcctctgcgcaaagagagaaacagagaaaGGAAATTGTGTGGATGCGGGGGCGGTTTGTCGCTGTCGTCTCGAATACACatttcttttcttcgctctccaaAGTACGCCTTTCGCAGTCGCTTGTTTTATCACCGCCTGACCGCCAGCGACTTTGTGTAGATTGACGAGTTGTTTTCAGTTGCGGCTGCCCTGTAGCCCTGGTGTCCTTTTCAGCAACTCCGCGATTAGACTCGCGGCCGCTGTTTTCCCTCTCAGTTTGTCCGTGTGTCACGTCCCTTGTTCTCCGTCGACGCACTCGAACAGAACCGACTGACGTCTGTCTTTTGGCACTTCCCTGAGTCGTGCGACGGGCTGcagtccgcgccgctgcttcgttttattgcctcgccttcgcgagccTTCGTTCTCGCAGCATGCTCCACGCTGCTTTTGCTGCCCTGTGTTTGTCGTGCCCCCGCTCTGCGTCCTGTTTCCTGCTGATTCCCCTGTCGTTTTCGTGGGTCTTCCGCACTCCACGCCATCACAGGAAGGCCTTCCGGGACGGCGCCTGGGCCCGATTGCGTGTAGTCCCAAGGCGAGAGGATTTCGTGGTGGCTGAGTCAGTCACCGCGCGCGAATGTGTAGCTAGGCACCTGCAGTCGTGGACTCTGGAGAGCGGCGGTCAACTGCAGACTACATACATGAACGGGCCTCGAGGGACATGAGGCACGGACGCGGCAAGCATCGCCTTCCAGGGTGCTTTCAGCACAGGCCACTCAATAAAAACGTTTTGGATTCGGCGACCggaagctgccgctgccttcgcgtgGCGATGCACATGCGTGCATTCTacgcggagccgcggcagcccccctccccccccccccccccacccgcCCAGCGTTTGTGTGCCCTGTCGGCCTGGACTGCAGCTCGAGACACAGCCTTTGAGCAGAGCTCGCAGTCGGCGCGTTGTCGAAACTGCGGACGGACGCGCGGGCAGCCTTTTCCTCTTGCTATGCTTCAGGCTCTCACGTGAATCGTGTAGACGCTGTGTAGGGGCACTGCATGCGACGAAATACGCGGTTGACTGGCTTCACAAAccctgcagcgcagcagtAGCTCTGGATCCTGGATAGGCGTTGGGCACCTGGAGACTCGCACCGTGGAGGCTTGGGACTGTCGCTCTCCAGAGAAGGCTGAAATGACCTGGAGCGAGAGCCGACCGTCCACGCATGCTCCAAAACCATGCGGCAACGAAAAACCGGGATCCACAAGCAAGCTGATATTTCCGGAAGTTTCACTTTGTACACCCGAGCCTGCGAGGGAGCCACGGCTGACTGTGCACGCTTTGGCAACCGCGCACGAACAACAAAAATGGCGTGCCACTGTCGCGCATGGCCTCCAGCCAGTATGTGGAATCGCGCGCATGGCATTAAAACGCAGTATGCTTGAAGACTTTTCCGCTGCGGGACGACAATGCGGACTACTTTTGAGAAACGGAAATACTTCTGTAAACCTGCACAGAGTGAAGGCTTGTGGAGTCTACTCGAACTCCTGTGTCACAAGCTTCGGATGCTTCTTATGGTCCGCGAAGGATGTTGCTGGGAGACGGGAGTGTTCTGCACAACACCGCCAAAGCCGCCTGGTCGTTTGATTCAGACACATCAGCCGAGCCAGTGGTTGGTTGGGTGGCGGATGCATCGCCGCCCCCCATCCCCCTCCTTTTCCGGAACGTGAGTCTGTGGCAGCCACGACTTGAGCTTCGTTTGCTTTGCAGGGGTCTAAAAGGTAGCGACCACGGCGGAAGTAGCTGTGGTCACTACCCTTTACGAACTTGCTACGTCGAAGCGTCCCTGGCTGCGGCCTTTTCAGCTGCTTTCCGCGCCTCTTTCCGAGCTGCCGTTTCCACTCTCACGTAGTCAAGATTCGGGTCAACCAAGAAGTCAGGTTGGGCGTGCAGATCTAAGAGCACAACCGCGGCGAACCGCTGTTcccggcggtcgcggcgcagccgtaGTTCCTCCAG
The Besnoitia besnoiti strain Bb-Ger1 chromosome VIII, whole genome shotgun sequence genome window above contains:
- a CDS encoding hypothetical protein (encoded by transcript BESB_084000), with translation MVTKNPRGSRESAASHGEGGEWTGNSQRFLEELRLRRDRREQRFAAVVLLDLHAQPDFLVDPNLDYVRVETAARKEARKAAEKAAARDAST
- a CDS encoding GDP-D-mannose pyrophosphorylase (encoded by transcript BESB_083990), giving the protein MKALVLVGGYGTRLRPLTLSVPKPLINFCNKSIVEYQIQSLKKAGVTSLILAVAYQPSAMMDALSALEAKYDMKITCSLEDEPLGTAGPIRLAKDLLLSPTPARRRCSDGGAPDAAAEAVAGDAEKEEREKSEDCFFVCNSDVICPFPLKEMLAFHKARGAEGTILVTEVENPSMYGVVLHDEEGRVSDFVEKPQQFVGRCINAGLYVLNTSVIDRIQLRPTSIEKEIFPQMAKEKKLFCFKLDGYWADIGQPKDFLKGMTLHLEAMRKEEAQQSTRTDADDLSPATSPRLVSGPQFIGNVLVDPTAKIGADCLIGPDVTIDRGVVVGRGCRLQRAALMEGVRVGDYTWVESAIVGWQSRIGKWCRIEGLTVVGEDVSIRSECFINGAFVLPHKGITQSIREPGSIIM